The stretch of DNA GCTGCTTCTCAACCGCGAGTTCCGCGGGAAATACTTCGCGCAGGCGGCGATCCTGTTTCCGTGGGCGATTCCGACGGTCATCAACGCGCGGATCTGGGCGTGGATGTTCAACGGCCAGTACGGCGTCATCAACGACCTGCTGATCCGTGTCGGAATTCTCCAACAGCCGTTCCCGTTCCTGGCGAGGCCGGACACGGCGCTGTACTCGATGCTGTTTATCACGATCTGGAAGACGAGTTCGTTCATGGCGCTCATCCTGCTGGCGGGCCTCCAGTCGATTCCCGACCACCTGTACGAGGCGGCGCGGATGGACGGGGCCTCCCGGGTCCGACAGTTCTGGGACATCACGCTGCCGCTGCTGAAGCCGACGCTGCTCGTCGCGCTCATCTTCCGGACGCTGCCCGCGTTCCAGGCGTTCGGTCTCCCGTTCGGGCTCACCGGGGGCGGCCCGGCGTCGGCGACGACCACGCTCGTGCTGTTCGATCACCAGTTGACGTTCAACCGGCTCAACTTCGGCGAGGGCGCGGCGACGGCGACGGTGATCACCCTGATCGCGCTCGCCATCGCGATGGTGTACGTCGGCACCCTCTACGAACCGGAGGTGCGGTGAGATGAGCTACGACTCCTCCGCGTTCGAGATCGAGCGGTTCCAGTGGGTCGGCAAGAAACTGGGCTTCTACGGGAGCATCTTCGTCATCGCCCTGGTCTCGGTGTTCCCGGTCCTCTGGATGCTCATCACGTCGCTGAAACAGCCCGGGAACGTCGTCACCTTCCCCGTCGAGTACATCCCGCGGAATCCGACCCTGGAGAACTACCGGGCGGCCATCCAGGGTGCGCCGTTCTTCAGGTACCTGTTCAACAGCGCGGTCGTCGCCACGGGAACGGCCGTGCTGGACGTGTTCCTCGGGTCGCTCGCGGGGTACGCGCTTTCCAGACTCCGGTTCAGGTTCAAACTGCCCGTGCTGCTGCTCATCCTCGGCACGGCAATGCTGCCGTTCATCGCTCGGTTGATCCCGCTATTCAGCCTGGCTCGGTCGTGGGGACTGCTCAACAACTACCTCGGGCTCATCATCCCCTACGCCGCGTTCCAGTTGCCGTTCGCCGTGTGGATCTTCCAGGCGTACTTCAAGGAACTGCCCGACTCGCTGGAGGAGGCGGGCCTGATGGACGGGCTCTCGCGGATCGGCGTCCTCTTCCGGATCATCCTCCCGGTGTCGGCCCCGGCGATGGCCACCGCGGCGATCATCGTCTTCATCTACGCGTGGAACGAGTTCCTCTTCGCGCTGACGTTCATGACCGAAGACTCGATGCGGACGATCACCGTCGGCATCGCGCTCTACCAGGGCGAGTTCCAGTACCCGTGGGGGACCATCTCGGCGGCGGTGTTCATGTCCGTGATTCCGCTGATCCTGTTCATGCTGTTCTTCCAGCGGAAGGTCGTCGAGGGACTCACCGCAACCGGGAAGGCGTAGGTCCGGCACCGCAGAGACGACCCCGGCCCCGGTTTTTCCCTTCTCCTCGGCGTTCGATGCTCTCGTCGGCTCTGACACCCTCGCCGCGCTGCGGGAGCGGGAGAAGGAGGCGAAACCCTCACCAGTCGCGCCGGCGGCGGAACAGTGTCGCCGACAAACGCCCGGAGCACTCGAAACGGGAAGGGACCAACATAGCGGGTCGAGGTCGCGAAAAAATACAGTCGGAGACTCCGTCTCTCGACGGCCGTCAGTCCGGAAGGGAGTCGGCGTTGACGACGTTCTCGATCTGATCGCCCAGCAGGGCCGACCGGACGATGTCGGTGACTGTCCGCCGACGCTGTTCGTTCGCCTCCTCGCTGTACCAGGCGACGTGGGGCGTCGTGAGAATCCGATCGTGGTCTCTGAGCGGATCGTCGGCCGACGGTGGTTCGTCGGGGAACACGTCGAGTCCGGCACCAGCGATCGCTCCGTCGTCGACGGCCGACAGCAGGGCCTCGCCGTCGACGATCGGCCCGCGGGCGACGTTCACGAAGTACGCCGACTCCTGCATCCGCTCGAACGCCGCGGCGTCGAAGAGGTCCCGCGTCTCGGGCGTCAGTGGCGAGTGGACGGTCACCAGATCCGAGCGGGCGAGCAGTTCCTCGAACTCCAGCAGCGTGGCAGGGTCGTCGGCGACGTCGTCGGCGGTCAGAAACGGATCGCTCGCGACGACGTCGGCCCCGAGCGCCGCCGCGCGCTGGCCCACGGCACGGCCGATCGCACCGTACCCGACGACGCCGACCGTCCGCGTCGAGAGGCGGTGAATCGGCGTCGCGACACCGCGGTCCCAGCCGCCGGCGGCGACGTCCTCGTCGTACCTCCCGAGTCCGCGAGCGAGCGCGAGGTACATCGTCAGCGCGTGGACCGAGACCTCCTCGGTGCAGTATTCGGGGACGTTCGTGACCGGGATGCCGCGTGCGGACGCCGCCTCCACGTCGATGTTGTCGACGCCGATGCCGTACCGCGAGACGACCCGACAGTTCTCGAGGGCGTCGATGGCCGCCGCGTCGAGGTCGTACCGGAGATTGATCACGGCGTCCGCCGCCGCGAGCGTCTCGTGAGCGTCGGTGGCTGTCCCGTCGATGCCCGACTGCAGTTCGACGACGTCGGCTACGTCGTCCAGCCCGTCGCGTTCGATCGAGAGATCCGCGAAATCGTGGTCCGTAACGACGACAGTGTACTGTGACATCTGTGCGATCAGACGATCAGATCGTAGCCGTCGACGAGGAACTGTTCACAGAGGTCGCGGTTCAACTCGACGCCCAGTCCGGGGCCCTCGGGCACGTCGATGTACCCGTCTTCGAGGATCGGACCGGAGCCGTCGACGCGCGAGCACATCTCGTTCCACCACGGGACGTCGCGGGAGTGCCACTCCATACAGAGGAAGTTCGGAATCGCCGCGGAGACGTGCGCGCCGGCGACCGTCCCGAGGGGACTGGAGATGTTGTGCGAGGCGATCGGGATCCCGTACAGATCGCACACGGTCGCGATGTCGACGTACTCGCCGAGCCCGCCGCACTTGTTGACGTCCGGAGCGGCGATGTCCATCATCCCCTCGCGTGCGGCCGTGTTGAACTGGTTGGTCTTCACGAGGTTCTCCCCGGTCAGGACCGGCGTGTCGAGCGCCGCCGTGACCCGCTTTTGCGACTCGGTCTTCTCCGGCGGGACGGGGTCTTCGAGCCACGCGAGGTCGAACCGTTCGAGTTTCTTTCCCAGGCGGATCGCCGTCTCGGTCGTGAAGTTCCAGTGGAGGTCCATCCCGAGGTCGACGTCGTACCCGATCTCGTCGCGGACGGCCTCGACGAGGCTGACCTTGTGCTCCAGCGCCTCGTTGTCCATCCGCCGGTTCGCCTCGTCGTACTCGCTGTGCGTCGGGACGTCGAGGTCGAACTTCAGCGCCTCGAATCCCTCGTCGACGACCTCCCGGGCGGCGCGGGCGTAGGACTCGGGCGTGTACACGTCGGTGGGGTCGTGTTCGCTGGCCTCGCCGAGGGACTCGCCGCCGTGGGTGTCGCAGTAGATCTTGATCTCGTCCCGGTACTTCCCGCCGAGAAGTTCGTAGACGGGCACGTCGAACAGTTTGCCCTTGATGTCGTAACAGGCAGTCTCGATCGCGGTGAAGGCGGCCTGTCCGATCCGACCGGTCCCCGTGTAGCGCTGTTCGAGCAGTTCGCGGACGCGGTCGGTGTCCAGCGGGTTCTCGCCCGTCAGGTCGACCTCCATCCGACCGGCCATATCGAGTGCGGCCTCTGCGCGGAAGGTTTCGCCGAGACCGTAGACGCCGGCGTCCGTCTCGACCTTGACGATCCCCCACGTGAAGTTGCCCGCGATGGCCATCGTCTCGATGGCCGTGATCTCCACGTCGCGTTCGGGCGGTCGGTGCGTCTCGTCCATCCCCATATCTCGCCACGGGACGCCGCCGCCCTGTGGAATCCGATAGTCCGGTTGGTCGTCTTGCGCCATCACCTGTGGAGTCGTAGATGCCCGGATTAAAGATTGTGGTGACGACGGGGACCGGATGATGGCGTCAGTAGAGAGACGACGGACCGAACAGTGGTGTCATCGCGAAGACGAAGCGGACCGAACGGTGGTGTCATCGCGAAGACGAAGCGGACCGAACGGTGGTGTCCGCGACTGCGGGCCGGGTGTCGGGGCAATAGGGGTCGCCGACCAGATCGACCGACTCCCGTCCCCGACAGTCGCCGGCGGACCGCGCCACTTCGAGGTCGACGCGACCCGGATCGACCACGGAGCGATCCTCCGCACCACAGGCTGCCAGCGCGCCGGTTCGGAGCTCGAAGTCGACTTCGACGCGCTTGCCGGCCGCCAGGTCGACCCGGCGGAACCCCACGAGCTCCCGAACCGGCCGAACGGTGCGCCCTCCGCGGTGACGGGCGTACAGCTGGACGACCTCGGCGCCGCGCCTGTCCGCCACGTTCTCGACCGCGACCGAGGCCGTCAGCGTCCCGTCGGTCGGGGCAGACTCGGGCACGGCGGGAGTCCCGTACGAGAACCGGGCGTAGCTCTCGCCGTGTCCGAAGGGGAAAAGCGGCGTTTCCGG from Halobellus litoreus encodes:
- a CDS encoding carbohydrate ABC transporter permease yields the protein MSYDSSAFEIERFQWVGKKLGFYGSIFVIALVSVFPVLWMLITSLKQPGNVVTFPVEYIPRNPTLENYRAAIQGAPFFRYLFNSAVVATGTAVLDVFLGSLAGYALSRLRFRFKLPVLLLILGTAMLPFIARLIPLFSLARSWGLLNNYLGLIIPYAAFQLPFAVWIFQAYFKELPDSLEEAGLMDGLSRIGVLFRIILPVSAPAMATAAIIVFIYAWNEFLFALTFMTEDSMRTITVGIALYQGEFQYPWGTISAAVFMSVIPLILFMLFFQRKVVEGLTATGKA
- a CDS encoding mandelate racemase/muconate lactonizing enzyme family protein; translated protein: MAQDDQPDYRIPQGGGVPWRDMGMDETHRPPERDVEITAIETMAIAGNFTWGIVKVETDAGVYGLGETFRAEAALDMAGRMEVDLTGENPLDTDRVRELLEQRYTGTGRIGQAAFTAIETACYDIKGKLFDVPVYELLGGKYRDEIKIYCDTHGGESLGEASEHDPTDVYTPESYARAAREVVDEGFEALKFDLDVPTHSEYDEANRRMDNEALEHKVSLVEAVRDEIGYDVDLGMDLHWNFTTETAIRLGKKLERFDLAWLEDPVPPEKTESQKRVTAALDTPVLTGENLVKTNQFNTAAREGMMDIAAPDVNKCGGLGEYVDIATVCDLYGIPIASHNISSPLGTVAGAHVSAAIPNFLCMEWHSRDVPWWNEMCSRVDGSGPILEDGYIDVPEGPGLGVELNRDLCEQFLVDGYDLIV
- a CDS encoding C-terminal binding protein, with product MSQYTVVVTDHDFADLSIERDGLDDVADVVELQSGIDGTATDAHETLAAADAVINLRYDLDAAAIDALENCRVVSRYGIGVDNIDVEAASARGIPVTNVPEYCTEEVSVHALTMYLALARGLGRYDEDVAAGGWDRGVATPIHRLSTRTVGVVGYGAIGRAVGQRAAALGADVVASDPFLTADDVADDPATLLEFEELLARSDLVTVHSPLTPETRDLFDAAAFERMQESAYFVNVARGPIVDGEALLSAVDDGAIAGAGLDVFPDEPPSADDPLRDHDRILTTPHVAWYSEEANEQRRRTVTDIVRSALLGDQIENVVNADSLPD
- a CDS encoding carbohydrate ABC transporter permease, with amino-acid sequence MVDTAEASSESRARERARRQSRLQRYRNLQFSEEELAVILLTPVVSFLLAVSFYPIFDTVVGSLYTGYVLEINPREFVGLENYRSIYGSGPLLDQFLNGDGFWNALRVSLIYTFVSVPIELVLGLGLALLLNREFRGKYFAQAAILFPWAIPTVINARIWAWMFNGQYGVINDLLIRVGILQQPFPFLARPDTALYSMLFITIWKTSSFMALILLAGLQSIPDHLYEAARMDGASRVRQFWDITLPLLKPTLLVALIFRTLPAFQAFGLPFGLTGGGPASATTTLVLFDHQLTFNRLNFGEGAATATVITLIALAIAMVYVGTLYEPEVR